DNA sequence from the Brienomyrus brachyistius isolate T26 chromosome 18, BBRACH_0.4, whole genome shotgun sequence genome:
actttggagctcattttctcaaaactttgtttttgtgggatagcccactttacctctcaagggcacatgttATATAGGTCTAATGTacgaagcattaacgttagaCATGATAAgctggttacccaccaggcaggcagatgggggcaggtgggcgaggtgcagcgtactgtacgaagcgggggtgcgcaggcactgtgcagcagctgaagctCCTCTTAGGTGCAATCATTTCCTGCGCACGGCACCAGCTGCCTTTCACTGCATTGAAACATTCCACTTTTGCAGTTACTTTGAAGCCATCGGAGCCTCCCATCgcaaacagcaagccgtccaccactgcgatgccgaaaTAGCTTCTTTGTTGTCTCATGGGAGGCCCAGCGTGCCACTGGTTAATTGCAGGGTCATAGACCTCCATAGTCCGCACTGGATGAGCCCCGTTGGTACCGCCCACCTGCgagacaccaatggtaagtgatcactcgggtaccaaacagataagtaaatatcagctttctcgaagtcaggaactcttaaggaattatcgccctataatagcaggctgcacagaacctcccattgtctatataggacacaagcttataactaatttgtgttcaacatacatgtcaacataactgcagtgaaaaaaagggaatttgggcaacagaaaacctgtacaattcagcgaaaactgtcaaacatcaaaaaaatacttcttatgatcatatattttgcttttattattatttttattagtactaaaaataatacttgtagtcagacactgaaaaaaaaaacaaacagagcaattacgtctggaactacagaatataactgtaatcaaaaatctaagctttactaagcgtattcgtttataacccagatatgcagggagcatatgtgtattgagatgggccttcccagcaggtcatttcatccactgaattcttttgtttgatttaagcgcattacaatctgtgacacagcagcagtgacaaaaaatgagtctcagataaatcttgagatttgactcctttgtttcagagtacaagaaaggaatcactcaccgcatagatgtttccctgatatgccgctactccaaggccacgtcggcgagtgcgcatgggagcgatcaaggtccattcgcccgtgagtggatcatagcactccgcagtggaagtggtctgagctccattgctacccccacaaatgtatatctaggaaagatggttcacaagtgatgtgtgttatgctgtacatgattggagatggagatctagaaagcgtaaatgtacatttagctaatggatgtttaatccatccaccttccataaaagtctattcagtacagggtggtggtgaacctggagcctaccacaggaagcacatgggcattggtagggaatttacagttagttgtgatcatttcccttgtgaaccgcagcttaatcagctaattaagttcactaggtttgtttgaatagggaaatctgcaaattgtttaggattctgaccctccaggactggaattgggtaaagctcctacgttaacaccagttattgtatctcacaagtcttgggctgtgggcaaaattgcaaaaacacagagctggacaccacagcactgcccaatgtgccactaatgcagagcgacaatgcaaggtcatttatgttttatctaaacactgacgtttactgaataaacaattatggattgaaatcaaccatttgaagacaaagcgagctactgagtatgtaacataatcaatttcaaggggaaaatgagggtaaccacagtcagacgccctcctattaacctacctttccattcagggtggtggcactggcatcctgtcgctccTCATGCATGGGCTGGATGATGGTCCACTCATTGGCATTTGGGTCATATCGCTCTACAATATTCAGAGGCGACACGTCTAAACGGCCACCCATCACATAGATGAAGCCGTTAATTACGGCCACACTGACACAACAGCGGCGCCAGTGCATAGGggccatgtgctgccatgtccGTGCGACGGGGTCAAATCTGAGCACAGCATCGGTGAAATTATGGCCATCAtaacccccaaaacaatacatgaagccatttaaacacacactgccatggccggactggcgagtctcctgcccctgtgttatatccacccagcggtcggcccgGGTGTCATAGGCTTCAATCCAGTTTGTCgtgcgcatgttccatccaccaacagccagcaaaatgtcagagggcaagcgcgggcggatcagtgggttctcaaaatcagatcGTGGACGTTCATCATGAAGATCATAGATGACCTTCAGTACATTAGTGATGATTGGCCTGCACGCCacattggccttcactagatcgttggctttgacgattttcatgaagtattccggatccatacgagccatccgaatctacacaggaaacaatgagagaatgagagaattcccatgagttccttagtgctttctgtgaatctctggagatgagcaattcctaacattaaggatacagcagtaagtgcaaatttttatttctttagctgaagccatttactttgaaagtctcagatgtgtcagctaacacttgtttaatgtaagacatctgagtgttttgttttccattatttgttacactctcctcctaggtgtaatacctggaagccttggttgtacacttatgggacatggaaatggaggttcagtctgtagctacagtaataaggactttactcaatgagcattctattgttatatacacaagtcaatgagaacatagtataactatactcaccttggccaataggactgaaatgtgggcctctcgggtggcaggctcgtgctcgatccaccggaggatggcctcaaacaccacatcctcttctctgacattaagctcatcctgctcgatgatgtcagaaagttgttcaagacttagttctgggaactcatttgagctgatggcaacctccttgaagtttttcaagattaagttgaatgcagactggtgcagctcgtttacgcagtagacatcggcgattttaagaaggccaatgcagttgttgaggcagagctgctcatgcaggaaatcacagcagcgctgcacgatgcccaagacactgagataatcagcagctgccaggaggttctccacattctcagctgtgatgaccacagagtatgtgtaggcatactctatgacctgcctcagtgtttctggggaaatgcctgggagttggtactcccgctttcctgaatcattccagtcactggcgaacagagccctgaaacacaatccagaagtgactcatctaataaatatcggttttgcaggcaaagttaaataaggggttttctaaatcttctgaaccagggacccccaaatggaaattaagcagAGATAAGGACCCCCTGCTACAGATGATCTCATAGGCATTTAAGAACTAGGGGCCTGGggctttaattcttatttttccaacagtagctccccctttaatatattttacttgggctggtgggcaagtcccccggaatactttgttttgcctgtttgacatggtcccctttttatatatttataccattattattattattattatatagtaaaagttaaggtggtacacttatcagaaatatttctgatcagcactgacctacattaatataatttaatataatgtatattaatataaactttctgtcatcctagagccttattgccaaggagaagtcattgctaacgagagataaaaactgactccttgctgttttcgcatcttcatatatgggtcacagctacttactggaagtaggagctacagccacacagaattacTCTATGGGCGTTGAATTGAACACCGTCGGTgatgaggaccacgtcacaaagctgtcctgccagccgaagcttgttaaacacttcgaacgccggggacatcagtactcgctccatgtcgtgtgccatcataattcaaaaatgtggatatctcgtctctctctcctttttataTCACTCGAAATGACGTATACATACGTTCTAAGacgcaaaaaccgcactttGCGTCACAGTTTCCTAAGATAccgtaatgtttatttttaaatctatatttgagaCTCGAAATggattggggggcggggggggggggggtatattctacgcacaatcagctgtacaagaagaacaagtgaaatgtttttaacatcacttttggaaaatgtataccgtgcttatcttagaatttaagttttgtattatgtaagaatagtcaaatcacgaattcccgaaataaaataaataaataaataaatgttttcatattttttctcctccgctacgtttctaaaaatgaaaaacaaaaaaggtcctttacatgtctgtcaggaacgaggtttaagttcgcatcttattccctagtttccacTTTAGACATAAGTCATtgagcaacaaatgtccacaggacattattttatgggctaaatctggtcggcccgttgtggcaattatttggaacaagaatagtccttgaaaattgggctgggcggtccgtctgttttggtcaacatttagcacaaggcggacgtatttatcggaccgcatatatccccaatacggtcatgaaaacaaattgcagcaagtgtggaattatcccagtgattattgtgctgtgtacacttcacccaaatcctgaacgctattgaatataatcgattatgtattatagagcagttatgttaatcaaggtacagtgtgcaatatcactccatgagctattgaccattttcctgCACAATAAAatcttttcttgagaaatcgttttttattttattttttgtaattcctcacttctgccgactaactcctccacgtttaatatattttcgtgcaggtttttaagtttgttttcctgcagcttcacggcacccatcgttcttgcgcacccacacagatggacgagttaagctagaagtggatgggagtagtggcaggacagatattccgagggcgcccattgaacgatgtaagtaattattatttatcgttagaattctcacttaacacagaatgttgtctttggctgaagtttaaacagtcgagctgaattgtggcaagataagctgaagctgttcgcgtccgcagctaatgctcgcgccatgactagcTAGCATATAGTGAAATGGTGAatggatttggcgacattttccgtttgaatcgagtacagagacgtaggtgttgttttgtttgtggccctgcttttacaatgcacgtgtagcaaagtgaagttgggatctgcttgcgtcttttgcagctaacatcacactcgatatagccgcagtttattgtggaatcgccattttgggtgtacacaacgcaagagcgcacgagtgtttatataaaacaattccactctggctgagttttcttcttattattatttttcatgctatactatatacaaactttttacttgtacatcttaggatatagttcattgtgacaatataaatggtaggagagaactacaacagcaacgactgtgggttggggctgggtaggggataaCGTTTTcttagttgggattagggttttgcccatagacatgaatgcagagtccccataaagacatctagcacatcttcttctttgtgttctggaattgcttcttgtaggttaagttagaatggttttcactgttctttggtctggagaacaggctgattaatcacagttgagttttgtgggcaatcaaccatatgaatatgtacatatatgtgtgtgtgtgtgtgtacagtagtgtgcaaaaaatcataagcagtcaaaagaaattgtgtgattgttagggtctgtagcagctaatcactgctgttaatagcagctactataaactactgttaatataactgctaataacataacaattttcccgtttttttttttgtgtaataaagcctataatgtaataatgtgatacgtttttgattcaaatatgttagtatgatattggtaagttattactgtatcagcctttattatattaagggggaaaattagcacattattggcagttattacattaacggtagacatcatattatatatgtctaatgcaggggcgctgctaaggattttgggtcccatgaaaggaatcttgacagggccccccacacagtttattgggggcttctctgggccccctctcagtcatgggccccgagaatcgtcatcgtttaccccccctttacagcgcccctggtctaatgcacgaagcattaacgttagatatgcttgtaccacaacttattaggcaagagagaagttctattgcccattttcattgcaaaccagcttaacatttacaggataattaattgcaagttccgatgtaggctgccattcacacacacaactggaaataataaaatgcctggacagagcagatacagccattgtagccttcgctcctgtctgctgctgtatgcaaatctcactgaaccattaaagctggagcagaagtgatgtctccgactaattgctggttgttagagaagtactcagaataatgagaaataaagtaagaattgtgagggaaaaaaaatcagaatttcgacttaataagtcagaattctgagataaatgtgtgttttttttttctactccagatggcagaaaactctaaaatcaacaaagctcaagagtcataattcagaatttgttcATTTAGATCAGAAACAGCTCTATGGGATGCTTTCGTCTAATCAGACTGTACCACATGGTTCATATGTAACACTTTTCTGGAGACCGCAACAAATGGGGGATTCTGAAACTGcccgtttgtttggaaaattccagtcaccctgagtgaaaaagggtagaaccctccctcctgtcccactggcctatgattgcctgatagcaggaagagacggtctataggggaaagtaaccttcagtttaactcacagaaagacaataaatagtagcacttaacaaatgagagaatattaattgactaggacaaactgagatgagcaacaggaaatataactgtaagctgataagagaaaaagaaggggaaaatggagggaaatttgctgcttctgattggatgcaagcatgcaggtcagctgatccacctgaatgtttccaactcagcaatcggtgatgaagggtcagtagattggctaagtgctggaaccagaagcagaagctggctttcatgctctggagggtcctgtggcatgaaaccttaagcagttctttacgcatatgatgctcctttagggggtgccatagacattcggtctgcatatatattatgttttatcagtgtttcttgtggaccctcagcagtccatgtttttgctctctcccagcaccagctgtctggcaaggagcaaaaacgtggatggactgggggttcctgtggatcaggttgaagaacattgttctgtattgtttttgttaattgattgatattcagaatttatttttggggctttggctgcatcttggttataatgtttaattgagatatgaattaatatggagaacaccacacacacggcaCAAATTCTATAAAGATACTACTCATAAATTTAATGTGATAACACatgtgataaaaatacaaatataagggctttatttgtatgaataaagcatttcacatatctaacacatgtgtccccaacaaccgtagccagatattaaatctgttctagaagagcacactcattgcttgctgtaaaagcatgcaggaggtcccagctgagctctgctatagttgtgctctgtgtattattcatttggcagatgctctaagacagagaaatggttggagagaacaaggcaattaacaaatgcatgcaaacaagtggcatgttacacaacaggagcaaaccattacagcatccgataacaaaggaaagcagttgtcttgccataattgcattttgatagctgttctagtgccttaacctctatgctctgactccactgtaaggtctaagttctgttccctcagtccattattcaagaggcattttccttattttggtgaatgtttctgattcttgTTAGTGTCCACTGTTTCTGTTAATTAAGTCCAGTGATGCTAGCCACACCGGTAGATGCGTAacctggttacccaccaggcaggcagatgggggcaggtgggcgaggtgcagcATACTGTATGATGCAGgggggcactgtgcagcagctgaagttcctcttgggtgtaatcatgtcctgcgtacggaaccagctgcctttctctgcattgtagcattccacctttgcagtgactttgaagccatcggagcctcccattgcaaacagcaagccgtccaccactgcgatgccgaaaTAGCTCCTTTGTTGTTTCATGGGAGGCGCAGTGTGCCACTGGTTAATTGCAGGGTCATAAACCTCCATACTCCGCACTGGATGAGCCCCGTTGGTACCACCCACCTGGgagacaccaatggtaagtgatcactcgggtaccaaacagataagtaaatatcagctttctcgaagtcaggaactcttaaggaattatcgccctataatagcaggctgcacagaacctcccattgtctatataggacacaagcttataactaatttgtgttcaacatacatgtcaacataactgcagtgaaaaaagtggatatgggcaacagaaaacctgtacaattcagtgaaatacttcttatgttcatatattttgcttttattattatttttattagtactaaaaataatacttgtagtcagacactgaaaaaaacaacaaacagagcaattacgtctggaactacagaatataactgtaataaaaaatctaagctttactaAGTTTTACTAAGCGTATTTGTTTAAAACCCagatatgcagggagcatatgtgtattgagatgggccttcccagcaggtcatttcatccactgaattcttttgtttgatttaagcgcattacaatctgtgacacagcagcagtgacaaaaaatgagtctcagataaatcttgagatttgactcctttgtttcagagtacaagaaaggaatcactcaccgcatagatgttTCCAAGATATGCCGCTACTCCAAGGCCACGTCGGCGAGTGCGCATGGGAGCgatcaaggtccattcgccCGTGAGTGGATCATAGCACTCCGCAGTGGAAGTGGTCTGAGCTTCATTGTTACCCCCACAAATGTATATCTAGGAAAGATGGTTCacaagtgatgtgtgttatgctgtatatgattggagatggagatctagaaagcataaatgtacatttagctaatgcatgtttaatccatccatcttccataaaagtttattcggtacagggtggtggtgaacc
Encoded proteins:
- the LOC125713113 gene encoding kelch-like protein 10 isoform X1; translation: MMAHDMERVLMSPAFEVFNKLRLAGQLCDVVLITDGVQFNAHRVILCGCSSYFQALFASDWNDSGKREYQLPGISPETLRQVIEYAYTYSVVITAENVENLLAAADYLSVLGIVQRCCDFLHEQLCLNNCIGLLKIADVYCVNELHQSAFNLILKNFKEVAISSNEFPELSLEQLSDIIEQDELNVREEDVVFEAILRWIEHEPATREAHISVLLAKIRMARMDPEYFMKIVKANDLVKANVACRPIITNVLKVIYDLHDERPRSDFENPLIRPRLPSDILLAVGGWNMRTTNWIEAYDTRADRWVDITQGQETRQSGHGSVCLNGFMYCFGGYDGHNFTDAVLRFDPVARTWQHMAPMHWRRCCVSVAVINGFIYVMGGRLDVSPLNIVERYDPNANEWTIIQPMHEERQDASATTLNGKIYICGGSNGAQTTSTAECYDPLTGEWTLIAPMRTRRRGLGVAAYQGNIYAVGGTNGAHPVRTMEVYDPAINQWHAGPPMRQQRSYFGIAVVDGLLFAMGGSDGFKVTAKVECFNAVKGSWCRAQEMIAPKRSFSCCTVPAHPRFVQYAAPRPPAPICLPGNHVLNKWLAGNKGNATD
- the LOC125713113 gene encoding kelch-like protein 10 isoform X3, with the protein product MMAHDMERVLMSPAFEVFNKLRLAGQLCDVVLITDGVQFNAHRVILCGCSSYFQALFASDWNDSGKREYQLPGISPETLRQVIEYAYTYSVVITAENVENLLAAADYLSVLGIVQRCCDFLHEQLCLNNCIGLLKIADVYCVNELHQSAFNLILKNFKEVAISSNEFPELSLEQLSDIIEQDELNVREEDVVFEAILRWIEHEPATREAHISVLLAKIRMARMDPEYFMKIVKANDLVKANVACRPIITNVLKVIYDLHDERPRSDFENPLIRPRLPSDILLAVGGWNMRTTNWIEAYDTRADRWVDITQGQETRQSGHGSVCLNGFMYCFGGYDGHNFTDAVLRFDPVARTWQHMAPMHWRRCCVSVAVINGFIYVMGGRLDVSPLNIVERYDPNANEWTIIQPMHEERQDASATTLNGKIYICGGNNGAQTTSTAECYDPLTGEWTLIAPMRTRRRGLGVAAYQGNIYAVGGTNGAHPVRSMEVYDPAINQWHTAPPMKQQRSYFGIAVVDGLLFAMGGSDGFKVTAKVECYNAEKGSWFRTQDMITPKRNFSCCTVPPCIVQYAAPRPPAPICLPGG
- the LOC125713113 gene encoding kelch-like protein 10 isoform X2, which gives rise to MMAHDMERVLMSPAFEVFNKLRLAGQLCDVVLITDGVQFNAHRVILCGCSSYFQALFASDWNDSGKREYQLPGISPETLRQVIEYAYTYSVVITAENVENLLAAADYLSVLGIVQRCCDFLHEQLCLNNCIGLLKIADVYCVNELHQSAFNLILKNFKEVAISSNEFPELSLEQLSDIIEQDELNVREEDVVFEAILRWIEHEPATREAHISVLLAKIRMARMDPEYFMKIVKANDLVKANVACRPIITNVLKVIYDLHDERPRSDFENPLIRPRLPSDILLAVGGWNMRTTNWIEAYDTRADRWVDITQGQETRQSGHGSVCLNGFMYCFGGYDGHNFTDAVLRFDPVARTWQHMAPMHWRRCCVSVAVINGFIYVMGGRLDVSPLNIVERYDPNANEWTIIQPMHEERQDASATTLNGKIYICGGSNGAQTTSTAECYDPLTGEWTLIAPMRTRRRGLGVAAYQGNIYAVGGTNGAHPVRSMEVYDPAINQWHTAPPMKQQRSYFGIAVVDGLLFAMGGSDGFKVTAKVECYNAEKGSWFRTQDMITPKRNFSCCTVPPCIVQYAAPRPPAPICLPGG